The Chryseolinea soli genome contains a region encoding:
- a CDS encoding ABC transporter permease, giving the protein MEFDPTIELDPMRPREKKKTPPIANWLASKFINTHLLEEFFGDLEEIYGERRASRGRAYANLMHWFDVLHLIMGFASFHSFKSQNNPVFMYKHYLLITFRNLVRTKIYSVINILSLGVGMGVCLVICQYIYFELSYDRFHENYRNTYRVILEEVNTDLKETSPAIGYSFGVRVKEEIPEIKQFMRMQRFNRGAIVTNSVNQLIFHEEINDLLFVDPSFFQMFNYPLKKGTLKSLFNDKYNVVITEATAKKYFGADDPMGKVLNINGPPSPGDYTVTGVLEDLPLNSHLQFDFLIPMENYIELGWGGAVKEQGGWDGFSVVTYLTVDESANLDLIQQKLNRLIAQHDNKGVVKKVILQPIADIYMKSNRYSDPGFLNSEGNMQNIRIFSVISFFILFIAWANYINLSTARSLSRAKEVGVRKSIGAFKKQLISQFLFESLWVNLIAAIVSIGFAFLLLPFLNDITGKEIQLSLLQKPMFWFCFFAIILFGSLLSGLYPAFVLSSFKPISMLGANKITRMGNINLRKSLIVFQFLTSLLLISGTYLVYRQTSFMKGQELTIALEKILVLRSQQVAIDTNVVQSNFNSFCHEMLGLHEVSAVTSSTVIPGQFGVNPYRRLGQPESAIPYTRSIFAGWGFPETYGLKFIAGSSFTEGMREEAVVIINASALQGFGFDSPENAIHQKLVIGDQQKTIVGVVENFNWHSLREPHVPYVISLSNVSLNPYISVRMNMSDITGSLAQVESKFRSFYPDQPFEYFFAEDAFNRQYQSEVQFGKMFFSFAALAIFIACIGLFAMVSYSATLKVKEIGVRKVMGASTGNLMIMLSREYVILLLIANILAIPAVVYGGANWLDNYALRIDLGFEFFLLPGLALVIFSFITVSYRTYMTARTNPVESLRAE; this is encoded by the coding sequence GTGGAATTTGATCCCACAATTGAATTAGATCCGATGCGGCCGCGCGAAAAGAAAAAAACGCCCCCTATTGCCAATTGGCTCGCTTCAAAATTTATCAATACGCATTTGTTGGAAGAATTTTTTGGCGACCTCGAAGAAATATACGGCGAAAGAAGAGCCTCAAGGGGAAGAGCCTATGCAAACTTAATGCACTGGTTTGACGTGCTGCATTTAATCATGGGGTTTGCTTCCTTTCATTCATTTAAAAGTCAAAATAACCCGGTTTTTATGTATAAACATTATCTGCTGATCACCTTCCGAAATCTAGTCAGAACGAAGATCTATTCCGTCATTAATATACTGAGTTTGGGTGTTGGCATGGGCGTCTGCCTGGTGATTTGTCAATACATTTACTTTGAGCTGAGTTATGATCGGTTTCATGAAAATTATAGAAACACTTATCGTGTCATCCTTGAGGAAGTTAACACCGACCTCAAGGAAACCTCTCCCGCTATTGGGTATTCGTTCGGAGTGCGTGTGAAGGAAGAAATTCCCGAGATCAAGCAGTTTATGCGGATGCAACGCTTCAACAGAGGGGCCATTGTCACGAATTCCGTCAACCAGTTGATTTTTCATGAAGAAATCAACGACCTGCTTTTCGTTGATCCTTCATTTTTCCAAATGTTCAACTATCCTTTAAAAAAAGGAACCCTAAAGTCTCTATTTAATGACAAATACAATGTCGTTATCACGGAAGCGACCGCCAAAAAATATTTCGGCGCCGATGATCCCATGGGCAAAGTGTTAAACATCAACGGTCCTCCATCACCCGGTGACTATACGGTGACTGGGGTATTGGAAGATTTGCCGTTGAATAGTCACTTGCAATTCGATTTTCTGATTCCCATGGAAAACTATATTGAATTGGGATGGGGAGGTGCCGTCAAGGAACAAGGAGGTTGGGATGGGTTTTCTGTAGTCACTTATCTTACCGTGGACGAATCCGCCAATCTTGATTTGATTCAGCAAAAGCTAAACAGATTAATTGCCCAACACGATAACAAAGGCGTCGTCAAAAAGGTGATTTTGCAGCCGATCGCCGACATTTATATGAAATCCAATAGGTATTCGGATCCAGGCTTCCTCAACAGCGAGGGAAACATGCAAAACATCCGAATCTTTTCCGTCATCTCGTTCTTTATTCTTTTCATTGCGTGGGCCAACTACATCAATCTTTCCACTGCGCGATCCCTATCCAGAGCAAAGGAGGTTGGCGTTCGAAAATCCATAGGCGCCTTTAAAAAGCAACTGATCAGTCAATTTTTGTTCGAGTCGCTATGGGTTAATCTAATCGCTGCGATCGTTTCCATCGGGTTTGCTTTTTTGTTATTGCCCTTCTTGAATGACATCACGGGGAAGGAAATACAACTAAGTCTGTTGCAAAAACCTATGTTTTGGTTTTGTTTTTTTGCTATTATTCTTTTTGGTTCATTGCTTTCAGGGTTGTATCCGGCTTTTGTATTATCCTCTTTCAAACCCATCAGTATGTTAGGAGCTAACAAAATCACCCGAATGGGAAATATAAACTTGCGGAAGAGCCTGATCGTGTTTCAATTTCTAACGTCCCTACTGCTAATCTCGGGCACTTATCTGGTTTATAGACAAACCTCCTTTATGAAGGGCCAGGAATTGACCATCGCGTTGGAAAAAATATTGGTTTTAAGAAGTCAGCAAGTAGCCATTGACACCAATGTTGTACAGTCTAATTTTAATTCGTTCTGCCATGAAATGCTGGGTCTGCACGAGGTTTCGGCAGTCACCAGCTCAACCGTGATACCCGGCCAGTTCGGCGTAAATCCTTATCGAAGGCTTGGACAGCCCGAAAGTGCCATTCCCTATACAAGAAGTATTTTTGCCGGCTGGGGTTTCCCCGAGACCTACGGATTGAAATTTATAGCGGGAAGTTCGTTCACGGAAGGCATGCGGGAAGAGGCAGTGGTGATCATCAATGCATCAGCCCTTCAGGGCTTTGGATTTGACTCCCCTGAAAATGCAATACACCAAAAACTGGTGATCGGAGACCAACAAAAAACGATCGTGGGCGTAGTGGAGAATTTCAACTGGCACTCCCTTAGAGAGCCGCATGTTCCTTATGTGATAAGCCTTAGTAATGTGAGTCTAAATCCCTATATCTCCGTCAGGATGAACATGTCCGATATTACCGGATCGTTGGCGCAGGTTGAATCTAAGTTTCGCTCCTTTTACCCTGATCAACCCTTTGAGTATTTTTTCGCAGAGGATGCTTTTAATAGACAGTACCAATCCGAAGTTCAATTCGGAAAAATGTTTTTTTCTTTCGCGGCATTGGCAATCTTCATTGCGTGTATTGGGCTTTTTGCCATGGTTTCTTATTCAGCCACCTTGAAGGTTAAGGAAATTGGGGTCAGAAAAGTGATGGGAGCCAGCACCGGCAACCTGATGATCATGCTATCCAGGGAGTATGTTATCCTTTTGTTGATCGCCAATATTCTGGCTATTCCGGCGGTTGTGTATGGCGGTGCTAACTGGCTTGATAACTATGCTCTTAGGATCGATCTGGGTTTTGAATTTTTCTTGCTCCCGGGCCTGGCACTGGTTATTTTCTCTTTTATAACGGTGAGTTACAGAACTTATATGACGGCAAGAACAAATCCGGTAGAATCACTACGGGCCGAATGA
- a CDS encoding helix-turn-helix transcriptional regulator, which produces MESKGLGEFEELVLLAVCILDGEAYGISVKKEVEKHSGRSILLGAVHITLYRLQDKGFLQSKMGGNSDKRGDRRKRLFKVTKIGMKQLRAAQDVRQKMWNLIPQLN; this is translated from the coding sequence ATGGAAAGCAAGGGACTGGGTGAATTTGAGGAGCTGGTGCTCCTGGCGGTGTGCATCCTGGATGGAGAAGCCTATGGTATATCGGTGAAAAAAGAAGTGGAAAAACATTCAGGACGGTCGATCCTCCTTGGAGCGGTGCACATCACGCTTTATCGTTTGCAGGACAAAGGATTTCTTCAATCCAAAATGGGCGGAAATTCTGACAAGCGTGGCGACCGGAGAAAGCGGTTGTTTAAAGTCACCAAAATAGGCATGAAGCAATTACGTGCAGCACAGGATGTCCGTCAGAAGATGTGGAATTTGATCCCACAATTGAATTAG
- a CDS encoding alpha/beta hydrolase yields the protein MMNPISRVAKSLVLLFMFFTLHATAQKITPYLQTTSQVLELPSRVLNETRTIYIHYPKADSTNPNKTYPVLYLMDGESHFEMLSQYTDYLSRWDVNVIPQMIIVGIVNTKRTRDLTPTESIINYFGQPDTSRVSWMKPSGGNERFLQFIREELKPYVDSHYKTQPYNILAGHSFGGLASVYCLLTHPEMFQAYIAVSPSFWWDREYILKLADQKLKKGGSLNKTLFFSDASEGVSDSSTFHTNLLKFDAMLKAKTVIGLRFEYNYYPKETHMTEPMPAFYDALRFIYKAPYK from the coding sequence ATGATGAACCCTATTTCCCGCGTCGCGAAAAGTCTGGTGTTGCTTTTCATGTTCTTCACCTTGCACGCCACTGCGCAAAAGATCACACCGTATCTTCAGACCACGAGCCAGGTCCTGGAACTTCCTTCCAGGGTGTTGAACGAAACGCGCACGATCTATATTCATTATCCCAAGGCGGACTCTACAAATCCCAACAAGACCTATCCGGTATTGTATTTAATGGATGGTGAAAGTCATTTCGAGATGCTCTCACAATACACGGATTATCTTAGCCGGTGGGATGTGAACGTCATTCCCCAAATGATCATCGTGGGCATTGTCAACACCAAGCGCACCCGCGACCTCACCCCTACCGAAAGCATCATCAACTATTTTGGTCAACCCGACACCAGCAGGGTCTCGTGGATGAAACCGAGTGGCGGCAATGAGCGGTTCCTGCAATTTATCCGTGAAGAGCTGAAGCCTTATGTGGATAGCCACTACAAGACCCAGCCTTACAACATTCTGGCAGGACACTCCTTTGGCGGCCTGGCATCTGTCTATTGCCTGCTTACCCATCCGGAGATGTTCCAGGCGTACATCGCCGTGAGTCCTTCGTTTTGGTGGGACCGGGAATATATATTGAAACTTGCCGATCAAAAACTAAAAAAAGGAGGATCGTTAAACAAAACGCTCTTCTTTAGCGACGCCAGCGAGGGGGTATCGGACTCCAGCACGTTTCATACTAACCTGCTGAAATTTGATGCCATGCTGAAAGCGAAGACCGTGATAGGGTTGCGTTTTGAATACAACTACTACCCCAAGGAAACGCATATGACGGAACCGATGCCGGCGTTTTATGATGCACTTCGGTTTATTTATAAGGCCCCTTATAAATAA
- a CDS encoding ABC transporter permease, producing the protein MLLNYFVISFRNLLRHKLFSFINIGGLALGLAATWIIGLYVGHELSYDRYHEHSNRIFRIAQHAQWDGGEFNGATTPPPYGAALKADFPEVAEFVRIDAEGGGTFTYNNKEFKVGDVLLVDKTFFQIFSGTFLYGDKATALDQPQSMIITRALAIKIFGNESAALGKTMQAGNEPVVISGVIDDVPSNSHFSFSGLRPLPNNLEGLWTNAYLYTYVLLHRGEDATRVQQKLPGFFDRHMAASMPPGMQYRAEMQPLTAIHLHSNLSFELGANSPARYIYILCAIAALILIIASINYMNLSTARASLRLRETGMRKVMGSTRTQVMALFLSESVLVTIIASSLAVVLMTFIVPLLQSFAPIAADIWQFGTAPTIAALLVFSVFAGLLSGVYPALFMSGFRVVPSLKGLAGDLNSTILFRQSLVVFQFVVTIAMIAASVVIYQQLRFVSRKDLGFNKDQVITFHLDNPATRLQTDALRTQLLQNPLIEEATTAGNPIGNNNIGGRQYTIERQGKMEDRQRVANYFTIDDTFVLTLQIAVTAGRNLSAAIPSDKTDAVLVNQTLADDAAWDDAVGKKIQMGTDSAGRPILLTVVGVLKDFNIYSLQHKVEPLILQLPQDEMDKDNVYVRMSKTDLPAAIAYAESVFRKFNPAGAFEYNFLDDNFGRQYQAERRQANLLLSFTILAVSIACLGLFGLMTFAAERRRKEIGIRKVLGSSVGNIVFILAKDLLILVVVAAIIAIPIAWTAANAWLSDFAYRIEISWLVFAFAGCVAVVIAFATVCFQAINSANENPVKSLRAE; encoded by the coding sequence ATGTTGTTGAACTACTTCGTCATCTCCTTCCGGAATCTTCTTCGCCATAAACTCTTTTCGTTCATCAACATCGGCGGGCTGGCGCTCGGGCTGGCCGCTACCTGGATCATTGGCCTGTATGTGGGCCATGAGCTGAGCTACGACCGCTACCATGAACATTCAAATCGCATCTTCCGGATCGCACAGCATGCGCAGTGGGATGGTGGAGAATTCAACGGTGCCACTACACCACCGCCCTATGGCGCCGCCCTGAAGGCAGACTTTCCGGAAGTGGCGGAATTTGTCCGGATCGACGCGGAAGGTGGCGGCACGTTCACGTACAACAACAAAGAATTCAAAGTGGGTGATGTGTTGCTGGTTGACAAGACGTTCTTCCAAATATTCTCGGGCACATTCCTGTATGGTGACAAGGCCACGGCACTGGATCAACCCCAATCCATGATCATCACCCGCGCACTTGCCATCAAGATCTTTGGCAACGAATCGGCAGCACTGGGGAAAACAATGCAGGCTGGAAACGAACCGGTGGTCATCAGCGGCGTGATCGACGATGTACCGTCCAATAGTCATTTTTCATTTAGCGGATTGCGCCCACTGCCCAACAATCTGGAAGGGCTATGGACGAACGCCTATCTGTATACGTACGTTCTATTGCATCGTGGCGAGGATGCTACAAGGGTTCAACAAAAGTTGCCGGGTTTCTTCGACCGGCACATGGCTGCCTCCATGCCCCCCGGCATGCAGTACCGCGCCGAGATGCAACCGTTGACTGCCATCCACCTTCATTCCAATCTTAGCTTTGAGCTCGGGGCCAATAGCCCGGCCCGTTATATTTATATATTATGCGCCATCGCCGCCTTGATCCTGATCATCGCCTCCATCAACTACATGAATTTGTCGACTGCGCGGGCGTCCTTGAGGCTTCGTGAGACCGGCATGCGAAAGGTGATGGGCTCGACAAGAACCCAAGTGATGGCGTTGTTCCTTTCCGAATCGGTGCTGGTCACTATCATCGCCTCTTCCCTTGCTGTTGTGTTGATGACGTTTATTGTACCGTTGCTCCAGTCTTTCGCACCGATTGCTGCAGACATCTGGCAATTTGGAACGGCCCCAACGATCGCGGCGTTGCTTGTCTTCTCTGTTTTCGCTGGTCTGTTGAGCGGCGTGTACCCTGCCCTATTCATGTCGGGCTTCCGGGTGGTTCCTTCCCTCAAAGGGCTCGCAGGAGATCTGAACAGCACCATACTTTTCCGGCAATCGTTGGTCGTTTTCCAATTTGTGGTCACCATCGCCATGATCGCGGCGTCGGTGGTGATCTACCAGCAACTGCGTTTTGTTTCGCGGAAAGATCTGGGATTCAACAAAGATCAGGTGATCACATTCCATCTTGACAATCCGGCAACGCGGCTGCAGACGGACGCTTTGAGAACGCAGCTCTTGCAAAATCCCCTCATTGAAGAAGCAACCACCGCCGGCAACCCGATTGGCAACAACAACATCGGCGGCCGGCAATACACGATCGAACGCCAAGGTAAGATGGAAGACCGCCAACGCGTGGCCAACTATTTCACGATCGATGACACGTTTGTACTCACGTTGCAAATCGCCGTGACGGCGGGAAGAAATTTGTCGGCGGCCATACCCTCCGACAAGACCGATGCGGTGCTGGTAAATCAAACGCTGGCAGACGACGCCGCTTGGGATGACGCGGTTGGAAAAAAAATACAGATGGGTACCGATTCTGCCGGTCGGCCGATACTTCTCACCGTCGTAGGTGTTCTGAAAGACTTTAATATTTATTCACTCCAACACAAGGTTGAACCGTTGATCCTTCAGCTTCCGCAGGATGAGATGGATAAAGACAATGTGTATGTCCGTATGAGTAAGACCGATCTGCCCGCGGCGATCGCATACGCGGAAAGCGTTTTTAGAAAATTCAATCCTGCCGGCGCATTTGAATACAACTTTTTGGACGACAATTTCGGGCGTCAATACCAGGCAGAGCGTAGGCAGGCGAACTTGTTGTTGTCGTTCACGATCCTCGCCGTGTCCATCGCCTGCCTCGGTCTGTTCGGTTTGATGACTTTCGCTGCGGAGAGGCGGAGAAAAGAAATCGGGATCCGAAAAGTCCTGGGAAGCTCGGTGGGCAACATTGTCTTTATTCTGGCGAAAGACCTTTTGATCCTCGTGGTTGTTGCGGCCATTATTGCCATTCCGATTGCATGGACAGCTGCGAACGCATGGTTAAGTGATTTTGCTTACCGGATAGAGATCAGTTGGTTGGTATTCGCTTTCGCGGGATGTGTTGCCGTGGTGATAGCCTTTGCTACCGTTTGCTTTCAAGCGATCAACTCTGCGAATGAAAATCCAGTAAAAAGCCTGAGAGCGGAATGA
- a CDS encoding fatty acid--CoA ligase → MKIRKLPPAANSHAFPLLIKSLLAYSLVLEPEREIVYKDLVRYNYYTFNERVRRLSNVLDGLGLKGGETVAVMDYDSHRYLECYFAIPMTGNVLHTINWRLSPAQILYTINHAEDTVLIVHEEFLPIIEKFAGEMPSVKHIMVTTDGPSTNTTYPNYESLLNAADTHYDFPDFDEDAVATTFYTTGTTGDPKGVYFSHRQLVLHTLNLAATFGFVDSASVRCRSNDVYMPLTPMFHVHAWGFPYLATMFSMKQVYIGKLSPLMVADLMKREKPTFSHCVPTILQVVLHCPEAKAIDLSGWKVMIGGSALTKGLAKLALERGVDVNVGFGMSETCPVVAVSYMRATDADGDLEAQLTARTRSGVPTIFTDLQVWNEAGMPVAADDKETGEVVVRSPWLTQGYVKEPEKGAALWKNGYLHTGDVATIDANHSLKISDRIKDVIKSGGEWISSINLESLIALHPGVAEVAVVGLPHPKWGERPHALVVLHAEARVEQDDLKDHIRPFIDQGQLSKWAMPEEFVFVAAIPKTSVGKIDKKRIRSEWPQTIGQKI, encoded by the coding sequence ATGAAAATAAGGAAGTTGCCCCCGGCCGCTAATTCCCATGCGTTCCCCCTGCTCATAAAAAGTCTGCTGGCGTATTCCCTGGTGCTGGAACCCGAGCGGGAAATCGTTTACAAAGACCTGGTACGCTACAACTATTACACCTTCAACGAACGCGTGAGGCGTCTTTCCAATGTGCTGGACGGACTGGGTCTGAAAGGCGGGGAAACGGTAGCCGTTATGGATTATGACAGCCACCGGTACCTGGAGTGCTACTTCGCCATTCCCATGACTGGAAATGTGCTCCACACGATCAACTGGCGATTGTCGCCCGCCCAAATTCTGTACACCATCAATCACGCGGAAGATACGGTGCTGATCGTGCACGAAGAATTCCTGCCCATCATCGAGAAGTTCGCCGGAGAGATGCCCTCCGTGAAGCACATCATGGTGACGACAGACGGCCCCTCGACAAACACGACCTATCCCAACTATGAATCGCTGCTCAACGCTGCCGATACGCACTACGATTTTCCCGACTTCGACGAGGATGCCGTTGCCACAACTTTTTACACCACCGGAACCACCGGCGATCCCAAGGGAGTTTACTTCTCGCACCGTCAATTGGTTCTTCATACGCTGAACCTGGCCGCGACGTTTGGGTTTGTCGACAGCGCGTCCGTCCGTTGTCGGAGCAACGACGTGTATATGCCGCTGACGCCGATGTTCCATGTTCATGCCTGGGGCTTTCCGTACCTGGCCACCATGTTTTCGATGAAGCAGGTCTATATCGGCAAATTATCTCCGCTGATGGTAGCCGACTTAATGAAACGGGAAAAGCCCACCTTTTCGCACTGCGTCCCTACGATACTCCAAGTGGTTCTGCATTGTCCCGAAGCAAAAGCGATTGACCTCTCAGGCTGGAAGGTCATGATCGGCGGCTCGGCCTTAACGAAGGGTCTGGCCAAACTGGCATTGGAGCGGGGTGTGGATGTGAATGTAGGATTTGGCATGTCCGAAACTTGTCCGGTAGTAGCCGTCAGCTATATGCGGGCGACCGATGCCGACGGGGATCTGGAAGCCCAACTGACGGCCCGGACGCGCTCGGGTGTCCCCACGATCTTTACCGATCTCCAGGTTTGGAATGAGGCCGGAATGCCGGTGGCGGCAGACGATAAAGAGACCGGCGAGGTAGTGGTCCGTTCGCCGTGGCTCACGCAGGGTTATGTCAAAGAGCCCGAAAAGGGAGCAGCCCTTTGGAAGAATGGCTACTTGCATACCGGCGATGTCGCGACCATCGATGCGAACCATTCGCTCAAGATCTCCGACCGGATCAAGGACGTGATCAAGAGCGGGGGCGAGTGGATCTCGTCCATCAACCTGGAAAGCCTGATCGCTTTGCATCCGGGTGTTGCCGAAGTCGCGGTGGTAGGCTTGCCGCACCCTAAGTGGGGAGAACGGCCGCACGCCTTGGTGGTGTTGCACGCCGAAGCTCGCGTGGAGCAGGACGACTTGAAAGACCACATCCGGCCGTTCATCGACCAAGGTCAACTCAGCAAATGGGCCATGCCGGAGGAGTTTGTTTTTGTCGCCGCCATTCCAAAGACCAGTGTGGGGAAGATCGATAAGAAAAGGATCCGCTCGGAGTGGCCGCAGACCATCGGCCAAAAAATATAA
- a CDS encoding ABC transporter permease: protein MLLHYLKIAVRIFTRNKLVSMINVFGLSVALTGCLLIGIFIHDELRYDRFHEHADRIYRVTRNFINPDGSVQMHLGHLAPPFGPLLKNDFPDIVESTRIAGGFEALVSPLEKGKPDSYREIENAFFVEPSAFKVFSIKILSGTRQTPLDKPFTLMISDEIAQKYFGTTDVVGREVKFFEKVAEITGTFKAFPPQSHWHPNALVSFKTLDDDAFYGAEKMKNEWENNSFQTYVLVTDDFDPEKTAQQFPAFIDRHMPVRDQAQKPSASTSLFLQPLTSIHLYSHLDSEVETNGDINHVYAMGAIGVFLIVIACFNFINLSTARATERGKEVGLRKVSGAGRRQLIFQYIGESTLTALLAMIIALAALPACLVWLNAFTNKSIVLIDYTNPVHIAVLIGFVLIIGTLAGLYPAFVISSFKPAQILKGQSGSTLKGGGIRRVLVVTQFSLSSIMIIATLIVYQQLDFLNTKELGYKKEQVIAFSFPSEADDRYDAFYNTITQHPAIAEATRSSRIPTVRLLETNYVTRPDLSAEKVIMKNVGVDRHFFGTYNIPIVSGKNFQKETRAGQSFEEGVASGFILNESACKLLGWRPDEAVGKEIVNGGINGTVTGVVKDFHFESLHEPITPIVFITYVKPRLVSVLVSASAMKEGIDHIAKAWKQLGRPDLFKYEFVDDRYSNLYDSEAHQQELFIAFATVAIFIASLGLFGLATFNAVQRSKEVSIRKTLGASVQSILQLLSKEIIILILIANVLAWPVAWYFMQEWLNKFAYHIDMSMLTYVGAGAFTLLVTLITISTQTLRAALTNPATMLRNE, encoded by the coding sequence ATGCTTCTTCATTATCTTAAAATTGCCGTCAGGATCTTTACCCGGAACAAGCTGGTGAGCATGATCAACGTTTTCGGATTGAGCGTGGCCCTCACGGGGTGCCTGTTGATCGGCATTTTTATCCATGATGAACTGCGTTATGATCGATTTCATGAACATGCCGATCGCATCTACCGGGTCACCCGCAACTTTATCAACCCCGACGGCAGCGTCCAGATGCATCTCGGGCACCTCGCCCCTCCGTTTGGCCCCTTGTTGAAAAATGACTTTCCGGACATCGTCGAGTCTACGCGTATCGCTGGTGGTTTTGAGGCCTTGGTATCGCCTTTGGAAAAAGGTAAACCGGACAGCTATCGGGAAATTGAAAATGCGTTTTTTGTCGAGCCCTCGGCTTTTAAAGTTTTCTCCATAAAGATCTTATCCGGCACCCGCCAAACGCCGCTCGACAAACCGTTCACGCTGATGATCTCGGATGAAATCGCGCAAAAGTATTTTGGCACGACCGACGTTGTGGGAAGGGAAGTAAAATTCTTTGAAAAGGTGGCAGAGATCACGGGCACTTTCAAGGCCTTTCCCCCGCAATCGCACTGGCATCCAAACGCGTTGGTCTCCTTCAAGACGCTCGACGACGATGCGTTTTATGGTGCAGAAAAAATGAAAAATGAATGGGAGAACAATTCCTTTCAGACCTATGTGCTGGTCACCGACGATTTCGACCCGGAAAAGACCGCTCAACAATTCCCGGCATTCATCGACCGACACATGCCGGTCAGAGACCAGGCACAGAAACCGAGTGCGTCCACCAGCCTATTTCTTCAACCCCTTACCTCGATCCATCTTTACTCCCACCTGGACTCCGAAGTCGAGACCAATGGTGATATCAACCACGTCTATGCCATGGGCGCGATCGGAGTGTTTCTGATCGTTATCGCTTGCTTCAATTTTATCAACTTGTCCACCGCACGTGCCACGGAACGCGGAAAAGAAGTGGGGCTCAGAAAAGTTTCCGGCGCCGGGCGGAGGCAATTGATCTTTCAATACATCGGCGAATCAACGTTGACGGCGCTGCTGGCCATGATCATTGCCCTTGCCGCGCTGCCCGCTTGCCTGGTGTGGTTGAATGCCTTCACGAATAAATCCATCGTCCTTATTGATTATACCAACCCGGTCCACATCGCTGTCCTCATCGGATTTGTGTTGATCATCGGCACCCTTGCCGGGTTGTATCCCGCCTTTGTTATCTCGAGTTTCAAACCTGCGCAGATCCTCAAAGGTCAAAGCGGATCGACCTTAAAAGGCGGTGGCATCCGGCGGGTGCTGGTGGTGACACAGTTTAGCTTATCCAGTATCATGATCATTGCCACCCTGATCGTTTACCAGCAACTTGATTTCCTGAACACCAAAGAACTGGGCTATAAAAAAGAACAGGTCATCGCCTTCTCCTTTCCTTCCGAAGCCGACGATCGCTACGATGCATTCTACAACACGATCACACAACATCCGGCCATCGCAGAGGCCACCCGGTCTAGCCGGATTCCCACCGTGCGATTGCTGGAAACAAATTATGTCACGCGGCCGGATCTTTCGGCTGAGAAAGTGATCATGAAGAATGTGGGCGTCGACCGGCATTTCTTCGGCACGTACAATATTCCTATTGTCAGCGGCAAAAATTTTCAAAAAGAAACGCGAGCAGGTCAATCCTTCGAGGAAGGCGTAGCGAGCGGGTTCATCCTCAATGAAAGCGCCTGCAAATTGTTAGGATGGCGTCCGGATGAAGCGGTGGGCAAGGAAATCGTCAATGGGGGTATCAACGGAACCGTAACCGGGGTTGTTAAAGACTTTCATTTCGAATCGTTGCATGAGCCCATTACACCCATTGTTTTTATCACCTATGTGAAACCACGCCTCGTCTCCGTTCTTGTTTCCGCCTCCGCGATGAAAGAAGGCATCGACCACATTGCAAAGGCATGGAAACAATTGGGCAGGCCGGACCTGTTCAAATACGAGTTTGTCGACGACCGGTATAGCAACCTCTACGACAGCGAGGCGCATCAGCAGGAATTGTTCATCGCCTTTGCTACCGTTGCCATTTTTATTGCGTCGCTGGGTCTGTTCGGGTTGGCCACCTTCAATGCTGTTCAAAGAAGCAAGGAAGTCAGCATCCGCAAGACATTAGGCGCGTCGGTGCAAAGCATACTTCAATTGCTCAGCAAAGAAATTATCATCCTGATCCTGATCGCTAACGTATTGGCCTGGCCGGTGGCCTGGTATTTTATGCAGGAGTGGCTAAACAAATTTGCCTATCACATCGACATGAGCATGCTCACCTACGTTGGCGCGGGAGCATTCACCTTGTTGGTCACCTTGATCACCATCAGCACGCAAACGCTGCGCGCGGCCCTGACCAATCCGGCAACCATGCTGAGGAACGAATAA